The Tautonia marina genome has a window encoding:
- a CDS encoding ATP-dependent helicase, whose protein sequence is MDLLSDLTAPQREAVSHVNGPLLVLAGAGSGKTRVITRRVASLLGHGIPGRHILALTFTNKAATEMRERITALVPDHGVWVGTFHALCARLLREFGPKIGLDRGFTIYDQPDRLRVLKSVMEQLDLLDAGVAPEKVEAAISRAKNEMLDPETYLARRGDGADHVSAVVGRVFKGYQTRLLESSAVDFDDLLTHVVTLLRQDHELRARLDDRYKYILVDEYQDTNLAQYAIVRALSVDTPNLCVTGDPDQSIYGWRGANLNNILEFEHDYRGCKVIRLEHNYRSTKNILRVADHVIHHNRRRKAKVLTTENPEGDPVELTTFANETEEAQAIASTIADLVRNGGYSFGEIAVFVRVTALTRGLESAFRSLAIPYQVVGGVSFYERIEVKDVLAYLSLLNNPKDDVAFLRAINAPPRGLGKVSLDRLQGYARDRGIPLSAAVREAASIAGLTPKARSGLRDFVLLMDELAALSDHSSAEELTRKLMNLSGYRDYWANQPKGDGEDRVANLDELVSAARQFDLEHPESTVLDFLADVTLSSAVDRWKDEGGAVTLMTLHASKGLEFPVVFIVGLEQGLLPHSRASDNDAELEEERRLFFVGITRAQRELRLSHCRVREFRGQRSVAIPSQFLMELPEGPIRYRDLTGGDDEMPLSSRRVARTPSPTPSRPVSAVPADRFRLTTAAALANPPGSGARPDAESTGDLSAFRPGVLVLHPQYGLGKIVSIDGAGPNRKGRVAFTVGGERTFVLARSPLRPVKRS, encoded by the coding sequence ATGGATTTGCTCTCCGATTTGACGGCCCCCCAGCGAGAGGCCGTCTCCCATGTGAATGGCCCGCTCCTGGTCCTCGCCGGAGCCGGATCAGGCAAAACGCGGGTCATCACCCGCAGAGTCGCCTCACTCCTCGGGCACGGCATTCCGGGACGGCATATCCTGGCGTTGACCTTCACCAACAAGGCCGCCACCGAGATGCGAGAACGGATCACCGCCCTGGTGCCCGATCACGGTGTCTGGGTCGGCACCTTCCATGCACTCTGTGCTCGTCTGCTTCGCGAATTCGGCCCGAAAATCGGCCTCGATCGTGGCTTTACCATCTACGATCAGCCCGACCGCCTCCGCGTCCTCAAATCGGTCATGGAGCAACTCGACCTGCTCGATGCAGGTGTCGCCCCGGAAAAGGTCGAAGCCGCCATTAGCCGGGCCAAGAACGAAATGCTTGACCCCGAAACCTACTTGGCCCGCCGCGGAGATGGCGCCGATCACGTCTCCGCCGTGGTGGGACGGGTCTTCAAAGGGTATCAGACTCGACTCCTGGAGTCGTCCGCCGTCGATTTCGACGACCTCCTCACCCACGTCGTAACGTTGCTCCGCCAGGATCACGAACTCCGAGCCCGCCTCGACGACCGCTACAAATACATTCTCGTCGACGAATATCAGGATACCAACCTCGCCCAGTATGCGATCGTCCGAGCCCTTTCGGTCGATACTCCCAACCTGTGTGTCACGGGCGATCCCGACCAGTCCATTTACGGATGGCGGGGCGCGAACCTCAATAACATCCTCGAATTCGAGCATGATTACCGCGGTTGCAAGGTCATCCGCCTCGAACACAATTATCGCAGCACCAAAAATATCCTTCGGGTTGCCGATCACGTCATCCATCACAACCGGCGCCGAAAGGCCAAGGTCCTGACGACCGAAAACCCCGAGGGTGATCCGGTCGAACTGACCACTTTTGCCAACGAAACGGAAGAAGCGCAAGCCATTGCCTCCACCATCGCCGACCTGGTGCGTAATGGAGGGTACTCGTTTGGAGAAATCGCCGTTTTTGTCCGGGTCACCGCCCTAACCCGCGGGCTTGAATCCGCCTTCCGATCGCTCGCCATTCCTTATCAGGTGGTCGGCGGCGTCTCGTTCTACGAGCGCATCGAAGTCAAGGATGTGCTTGCGTATCTGAGCCTCCTCAACAATCCGAAAGATGATGTTGCGTTTCTCCGAGCAATCAATGCCCCCCCTCGGGGGCTCGGGAAAGTCAGCCTCGACCGGCTCCAGGGCTACGCTCGTGACCGCGGAATTCCCCTCAGTGCCGCTGTTCGAGAGGCCGCCTCAATCGCCGGTCTAACCCCCAAGGCACGCTCCGGACTTCGTGACTTCGTCCTCCTGATGGATGAACTCGCAGCGCTCAGCGATCACTCCTCAGCCGAGGAACTCACTCGAAAACTTATGAACCTCAGCGGATACCGGGATTACTGGGCCAATCAACCTAAGGGGGACGGCGAGGACCGCGTCGCCAACCTCGACGAACTCGTCTCCGCGGCCCGACAGTTTGACCTGGAACATCCCGAGTCCACAGTCCTTGACTTCCTGGCCGATGTCACCCTGAGCTCGGCGGTCGATCGCTGGAAGGACGAAGGGGGAGCCGTCACCTTGATGACCCTCCACGCCTCGAAAGGTCTGGAGTTCCCCGTCGTCTTTATCGTCGGGCTGGAACAAGGGCTCCTCCCCCATTCCCGAGCCTCCGACAACGATGCCGAACTGGAGGAGGAGCGTCGCCTCTTCTTCGTCGGTATCACCCGAGCCCAGCGCGAACTCCGTCTGAGTCATTGCCGGGTCCGAGAGTTCCGGGGCCAGCGATCGGTTGCCATTCCCTCGCAATTTCTCATGGAATTACCGGAAGGCCCGATCCGGTATCGCGACCTCACCGGGGGTGACGATGAAATGCCGCTTTCCTCCCGGCGAGTGGCTCGAACCCCCTCCCCGACTCCTTCCCGCCCTGTCTCCGCAGTTCCCGCAGATCGTTTCCGCTTGACCACCGCCGCCGCGCTGGCCAACCCCCCAGGATCGGGGGCACGCCCCGATGCGGAATCGACCGGCGACCTGTCTGCCTTTCGTCCAGGGGTTCTCGTGCTCCACCCGCAGTACGGGCTCGGGAAAATTGTTTCCATCGACGGAGCCGGCCCAAACCGTAAAGGACGGGTCGCCTTCACCGTGGGAGGGGAACGAACATTCGTACTAGCTCGGTCGCCGCTCCGACCGGTCAAACGATCCTGA
- a CDS encoding OmpH family outer membrane protein, with product MPIQTRAVVLAGFGLLGLLGLTVHPILGQQPDTQVQRTAADAGQPARSAAVAMAPAVIAGIDMERVINEYDRYKESSEKFKAEAMQKQKELELLLAEAKGYAEKRDSFGVGTPDYQKFSDLLADTQAKFEAQKQKIAADFTIRESNAVAEIYNDIRYVVDFIAKKRGVTFVVQIGSNDKINGENPNDVMAAVARNVVWNDPTADITDQVVTTLNAYHKQRKAQGQQGGAAPAAGTPATAPAAGGN from the coding sequence ATGCCGATTCAGACCCGTGCGGTTGTTCTTGCTGGTTTCGGTCTACTGGGACTGCTTGGCCTGACCGTCCATCCGATCCTTGGTCAGCAACCCGACACTCAGGTCCAGCGCACTGCCGCCGACGCCGGCCAACCCGCCCGATCTGCGGCCGTCGCCATGGCTCCCGCCGTGATTGCCGGAATCGACATGGAACGGGTCATCAACGAGTATGACCGTTACAAGGAGTCGAGCGAGAAGTTCAAGGCCGAGGCCATGCAGAAGCAAAAGGAGCTTGAACTGCTCCTCGCCGAGGCCAAGGGCTATGCCGAGAAGCGCGACTCCTTCGGCGTGGGCACGCCCGACTACCAGAAATTCAGTGACCTGCTCGCCGACACGCAGGCCAAGTTCGAGGCTCAGAAGCAGAAGATCGCCGCCGACTTCACCATCCGAGAGTCAAACGCAGTTGCCGAAATCTATAACGACATTCGTTATGTCGTGGACTTCATCGCCAAGAAACGCGGCGTGACCTTCGTCGTCCAGATCGGCTCCAACGACAAGATCAATGGTGAGAACCCCAACGATGTGATGGCCGCCGTCGCTCGGAATGTCGTTTGGAACGACCCCACGGCCGACATCACCGATCAGGTTGTCACCACGCTCAATGCGTACCACAAGCAACGGAAGGCACAAGGGCAGCAGGGTGGTGCTGCACCCGCCGCCGGAACCCCTGCAACCGCCCCCGCAGCCGGCGGCAACTGA
- the dapA gene encoding 4-hydroxy-tetrahydrodipicolinate synthase, with protein MPTKGERFKGCTVALVTPFRDGEIDLDALKRLVDWHLEQGTPTISPVGTTGESPTLSHDEHERVIATVIERSQGRANVMAGTGSNATSEAVRLTRFAEKAGADAALLVAPYYNRPSQEGLYAHYARIAEATDLPLVLYNVPGRTARNIEPTTVERLARVARIVAIKEASGSIDQVSEIRLRTDLTILSGDDSLTLPMLAVGAEGVVSVAANLVPRPIIAMIDAFLRGDLAEARRLHLELFPLCRDLLSIAANPIPVKTAMGLLGRIDGSMRLPLCPPDSSGIDALRTSLRNAGLLDA; from the coding sequence ATGCCGACCAAGGGTGAACGTTTCAAGGGTTGCACCGTTGCTCTCGTGACTCCGTTCCGTGATGGGGAAATCGATCTGGACGCCCTCAAGCGTCTGGTTGACTGGCACCTCGAACAGGGAACGCCCACGATCAGCCCTGTCGGGACCACGGGGGAATCTCCGACTCTTTCGCATGACGAGCACGAGCGGGTAATCGCCACTGTCATCGAGCGTTCGCAGGGCCGCGCGAATGTCATGGCCGGCACCGGTTCCAACGCGACCAGTGAGGCCGTTCGGCTGACCAGATTCGCCGAAAAAGCTGGTGCCGATGCAGCCTTGTTGGTCGCTCCCTATTACAATCGCCCCAGCCAGGAGGGCCTGTACGCCCACTATGCCCGGATTGCCGAGGCGACGGATTTACCCCTGGTTCTCTACAATGTTCCTGGCCGAACCGCCCGCAATATTGAACCGACCACAGTCGAGCGATTGGCCCGAGTGGCCCGCATTGTGGCCATCAAGGAGGCGAGCGGTTCCATTGATCAGGTCAGTGAAATCCGTCTGCGCACCGACCTGACGATCCTCTCGGGTGATGATTCCTTGACCCTGCCCATGCTCGCCGTCGGCGCCGAAGGGGTCGTTTCTGTCGCGGCCAACCTCGTTCCCCGCCCCATCATCGCCATGATCGACGCCTTCCTCCGGGGAGACCTTGCCGAGGCCCGCAGACTTCACCTCGAACTCTTCCCGCTCTGCCGAGACCTGCTCTCCATCGCCGCCAATCCCATTCCGGTCAAGACCGCCATGGGGCTTCTGGGACGGATCGACGGCTCCATGAGACTTCCCCTCTGTCCCCCGGATTCCTCTGGGATCGATGCGCTTCGCACCTCACTTCGCAACGCGGGATTGCTTGATGCTTGA
- the ald gene encoding alanine dehydrogenase, whose amino-acid sequence MIIGVPREIKEDEYRVGLLPVGAEELTAAGHSVLIEAGAGLGSGLLDSFYESVGATIVSDAHEIWSRSDLVIKVKEPQPAEWPKMRSGQVVFTYFHFAADEALTRAVIDSGITAIAYETIADARGHLPLLTPMSEVAGRMSIQQGAKFLERPQEGRGILLAGVPGVAPAEVAVLGGGIVGSNAAKVAAGLGANVRILDINLDRLRYLDDIMPPNVTTLYSDRHTIRESIERADLVIGAILIAGARAPRLVTRADLGRMKPGAVVVDVAIDQGGCFETSRPTTHRHPTYVVDDVVHYCVTNMPGAVGRTSTYALCNVTLPYALKLATQGWRTVAEQTPGIAQGINIVAGQVTNRAVAETFGLPFTPWAQTA is encoded by the coding sequence ATGATCATCGGGGTGCCCCGAGAGATCAAGGAAGACGAATACCGCGTTGGTCTGTTGCCCGTCGGAGCCGAGGAACTCACGGCCGCCGGTCACTCGGTCCTGATCGAGGCCGGGGCCGGGCTGGGCAGTGGGTTACTCGACTCCTTCTATGAATCCGTTGGCGCGACCATCGTCTCCGACGCTCACGAGATCTGGTCTCGTTCTGACCTCGTCATAAAGGTCAAGGAGCCTCAACCCGCCGAATGGCCGAAGATGCGATCCGGTCAGGTCGTTTTCACCTACTTCCACTTCGCGGCCGACGAGGCTCTGACTCGCGCCGTCATTGACAGCGGCATCACGGCCATCGCTTACGAAACCATCGCCGATGCCCGAGGACATCTCCCCTTGCTCACCCCCATGAGCGAGGTGGCCGGCCGCATGAGCATCCAGCAAGGGGCCAAGTTCCTCGAACGCCCGCAGGAAGGCCGAGGGATTCTTCTCGCCGGAGTGCCCGGCGTCGCTCCGGCGGAAGTCGCGGTTCTCGGTGGAGGCATCGTCGGCTCCAACGCCGCGAAGGTTGCCGCAGGCCTTGGGGCGAATGTCCGTATCCTCGACATCAACCTCGACCGGCTTCGGTATCTCGACGATATCATGCCCCCCAACGTCACCACCCTCTACTCCGACCGCCACACCATCCGAGAATCGATCGAGCGGGCCGATCTGGTCATCGGCGCCATCCTCATTGCCGGAGCCCGGGCCCCCCGACTGGTCACCAGGGCCGATCTCGGACGCATGAAACCCGGCGCGGTCGTCGTCGATGTCGCGATCGACCAGGGTGGCTGCTTCGAAACAAGCCGACCCACCACCCACCGCCACCCGACCTACGTCGTCGATGACGTGGTCCACTACTGCGTGACCAACATGCCTGGCGCCGTTGGCCGGACGAGCACCTACGCCCTTTGCAACGTCACTCTGCCCTATGCCTTGAAGCTCGCAACCCAGGGTTGGCGAACCGTTGCCGAGCAAACCCCCGGCATTGCCCAGGGGATCAACATCGTCGCGGGCCAGGTCACCAACCGCGCCGTGGCGGAAACCTTCGGCCTTCCGTTCACCCCCTGGGCCCAGACTGCCTGA
- a CDS encoding acyl-ACP--UDP-N-acetylglucosamine O-acyltransferase has product MAIRIADTATVDPGAELADDVEIGPYCVVGPDVRLGSGTHLIAHVCLFGSVQMGDRNRIGPFSVIGTVPPPGRPLGRVVIGEENTIREGASIEAGTGSGTRIGSRNQLGPHVAISGDAWIEDDVMLGAGVRLGLMAGIESFAQLTAGVDVHPAATVGEHAFAGGPARIFRDIPRYLLVDGSSSKVRSINLIGLKRRGFSRPSIRSLREAHRLIYRAGLDLNAAANRLVDLGHMTHEVIRLLESLHAQQSGRHGRAREALRRFPDAVGAVIGRGEGSIG; this is encoded by the coding sequence ATGGCGATTCGAATCGCCGACACGGCAACCGTCGATCCCGGCGCCGAACTGGCCGACGACGTCGAGATCGGACCGTACTGTGTCGTTGGTCCCGACGTGCGGCTAGGCTCGGGGACCCACCTGATCGCCCACGTCTGCCTGTTCGGTTCCGTCCAGATGGGCGATCGCAACCGGATTGGCCCCTTCTCGGTCATTGGAACCGTCCCTCCGCCCGGTAGACCGCTCGGCCGGGTCGTGATCGGCGAGGAGAACACAATCCGCGAAGGGGCCTCGATCGAGGCCGGCACCGGTTCAGGAACTCGGATCGGCAGCCGCAACCAGCTCGGACCTCACGTGGCCATCTCCGGAGACGCCTGGATCGAAGACGACGTGATGCTGGGCGCCGGGGTTCGCCTGGGCCTGATGGCCGGAATCGAGTCCTTCGCTCAGCTCACCGCTGGCGTCGATGTTCACCCTGCCGCCACGGTTGGGGAACATGCCTTCGCAGGCGGGCCGGCCAGAATTTTCCGAGACATCCCCCGCTATCTGCTCGTCGACGGATCGTCTTCGAAGGTGCGATCCATCAACCTGATCGGCCTGAAGCGCCGGGGTTTTTCCCGACCCTCGATTCGGTCGCTGCGCGAAGCGCACCGCCTGATCTATCGTGCCGGTCTCGACCTGAACGCAGCGGCCAACCGATTGGTGGATCTTGGTCACATGACTCATGAAGTGATCCGCCTCCTCGAATCGCTGCACGCCCAACAATCCGGCCGGCATGGCCGGGCCCGAGAGGCACTTCGACGATTCCCGGACGCCGTCGGAGCGGTAATCGGACGCGGCGAAGGTTCCATCGGTTAA
- a CDS encoding Gfo/Idh/MocA family protein, protein MTTRDRLRVAVVGVGHLGRHHARILAGIDGVELVGVADVRTDQALAVAGPLGASAFDDYRELLDRVDAVSVAVPTTLHHEVAGAFLSRGIHALVEKPLAGTAAEGRELVELARNSGAILAVGHIERFNPIWEVTLDRCPRPRYLDAERLGIYTFRSTDVGAVLDLMIHDIDLILSLVKAPVVAVSALGTPVFGGHEDLAQARLEFEDGCIADISASRASYQASRRMRLWGAEGYASIDFASRQATLVRPSEALRRGEMNLEGVDLTRPDAIRDHLFGNVLQVEQIAPPAPVDQLTAELTDFVHAVRFGHAPRVPGTEALDALRVAELVLHGLRSYRLDAGTEVPGAPHLRSSSSVTAEPRSALSGPKLWKLRTPGSPSRSPRV, encoded by the coding sequence GTGACGACCAGGGATCGGTTGCGGGTCGCTGTTGTGGGAGTGGGGCATCTTGGCAGGCACCATGCCCGGATCCTCGCGGGGATCGACGGGGTGGAACTCGTCGGAGTGGCCGATGTTCGGACGGATCAGGCACTCGCCGTCGCCGGACCGCTTGGTGCGTCAGCCTTCGATGATTACCGAGAACTCCTGGACCGCGTCGACGCCGTTTCGGTCGCCGTGCCAACAACACTCCACCACGAAGTCGCGGGCGCCTTCCTTTCCCGAGGCATTCACGCGCTGGTCGAGAAACCGCTCGCAGGCACCGCCGCCGAAGGTCGAGAGCTGGTGGAACTGGCCCGAAACTCCGGTGCAATTCTGGCCGTCGGCCATATCGAACGCTTCAATCCCATCTGGGAAGTCACCCTCGACCGCTGCCCTCGGCCTCGCTACCTCGACGCCGAACGCCTGGGCATTTATACCTTCCGATCGACCGACGTCGGCGCCGTGCTCGATCTGATGATCCACGACATCGACCTCATTCTCTCGCTCGTCAAGGCTCCGGTCGTGGCGGTCTCGGCCCTGGGCACTCCCGTCTTCGGGGGTCATGAAGACCTGGCCCAGGCCCGACTCGAATTTGAGGACGGCTGCATCGCCGACATCTCCGCCAGCCGAGCCAGCTATCAGGCCTCTCGTCGGATGAGGCTCTGGGGAGCCGAAGGCTACGCCTCGATCGATTTCGCCTCCCGACAGGCGACGCTCGTCCGTCCGTCCGAAGCCCTTCGTCGCGGTGAGATGAACCTCGAAGGCGTTGATCTCACCCGTCCCGACGCCATCCGCGACCACCTGTTCGGCAACGTCTTGCAGGTCGAGCAAATCGCCCCCCCTGCCCCCGTCGACCAACTCACCGCCGAACTGACCGACTTCGTCCACGCCGTTCGATTCGGTCACGCCCCCCGTGTTCCGGGGACCGAGGCCCTCGACGCCCTCCGCGTTGCCGAACTGGTCCTTCATGGGCTGCGTTCCTATCGACTCGATGCGGGAACCGAGGTCCCAGGCGCCCCTCATCTTCGGAGTTCGTCCAGCGTGACCGCCGAACCCCGCTCTGCCCTCTCTGGTCCGAAACTCTGGAAACTCCGAACGCCTGGGAGCCCCTCCCGGTCCCCTCGGGTCTAA
- the lpxC gene encoding UDP-3-O-acyl-N-acetylglucosamine deacetylase — protein MTTRGSRPQRTIARDAEVRGIGYLLGSDVTVRFRPADADSGIQFVRVDLPDRPSVPALATYVEPRERRTALRRGEAVVELVEHVMAALAGLQIDNCTVELDAPETPGMDGSSLAFARALATAGAIEQDRPRQVLVIDRPVSVRDGKASVAAYPGEPDRLVLSYQLDYGNGSPIPAQAYFAEPSPERFLREIAPARTFLLAAEAEALRASGIGSRTSEADLLIFGSDGLIGNSLRFPDECARHKLLDVMGDLALIGKDLVGHVVAHRSGHSLNVELARALLAAEEECSEPESASECCVISTTPPAMDIGAIMRLMPHRYPFLLLDRVLSIDPGRTLKALKNVTFNEPFFPGHWPDRPVMPGVMILEALAQAAGILISHRFDPDRHMAMIASIDDVKIRRQVVPGDQLVLEIDRFRARSKMAEAHGVARIGDQIAAEARLRFAVLPTDQVAA, from the coding sequence ATGACCACGCGAGGATCGCGACCGCAGCGGACGATCGCCCGAGACGCCGAGGTCCGGGGCATCGGCTATCTTCTCGGATCGGACGTCACCGTCCGGTTCCGACCCGCCGATGCCGATTCCGGCATCCAGTTCGTCCGGGTTGACCTTCCCGACCGGCCTTCCGTGCCGGCACTGGCAACCTACGTCGAGCCCCGGGAGCGTCGGACGGCCCTTCGACGCGGTGAGGCCGTGGTCGAGCTGGTCGAGCACGTCATGGCCGCGCTTGCCGGGCTCCAGATTGACAACTGCACGGTCGAGCTGGACGCACCTGAAACTCCGGGAATGGACGGGTCCTCTCTCGCCTTCGCCCGAGCTCTCGCCACTGCCGGTGCGATCGAGCAGGACCGCCCCCGACAGGTTCTGGTGATCGACCGCCCCGTCTCGGTTCGAGACGGCAAGGCATCGGTTGCCGCCTATCCGGGAGAACCCGATCGCCTCGTCCTTTCCTACCAGCTCGACTACGGCAACGGTTCGCCTATCCCCGCGCAGGCGTACTTCGCCGAACCGTCTCCCGAACGCTTCCTTCGCGAGATCGCTCCCGCCCGGACGTTCCTGCTCGCCGCCGAAGCCGAGGCCCTCCGCGCCTCTGGCATTGGCTCCCGAACAAGCGAGGCCGACCTCTTGATCTTCGGCTCCGATGGTCTGATCGGCAATTCCCTTCGGTTTCCAGACGAGTGTGCCCGCCACAAACTGCTCGATGTGATGGGCGATCTTGCTTTGATCGGCAAGGATCTGGTCGGCCATGTTGTGGCCCATCGCTCCGGTCACAGCCTGAACGTCGAACTTGCCCGGGCCTTGCTCGCCGCCGAAGAAGAATGCTCGGAACCGGAGTCGGCCTCTGAGTGCTGCGTGATCTCGACAACTCCGCCGGCAATGGACATCGGCGCAATCATGCGATTGATGCCCCACCGTTACCCGTTTCTCTTGCTCGATCGCGTTCTCTCGATCGATCCGGGCCGAACGCTCAAAGCGTTGAAGAATGTCACGTTCAATGAACCGTTTTTTCCCGGACACTGGCCTGACCGCCCAGTCATGCCAGGAGTCATGATCCTCGAAGCCTTGGCTCAGGCCGCAGGAATCCTCATTAGCCATCGGTTCGATCCCGACCGCCACATGGCCATGATCGCCTCGATCGACGACGTGAAAATTCGGAGGCAGGTGGTTCCCGGCGATCAACTCGTGCTGGAAATCGATCGGTTCCGGGCCCGATCCAAGATGGCCGAGGCTCACGGCGTCGCCCGCATCGGTGACCAGATTGCCGCCGAGGCTCGTCTGCGATTCGCCGTGCTGCCAACCGATCAGGTTGCAGCCTGA
- a CDS encoding ArsR/SmtB family transcription factor yields the protein MARKSTKTTEGTNGTAAVDVLPPVSDQSVRELAQVFKLMSDETRLRILLYLARSGELHVTDLCNRLGQSQPAVSHHLALLRVSGLIESRREGKHNFYSVRADQFGELMTQLFSNAGRIPRKIKFHRFQLTVD from the coding sequence ATGGCTCGAAAAAGTACCAAGACGACCGAAGGCACCAACGGCACCGCCGCGGTCGATGTTCTGCCACCCGTTTCCGATCAGTCGGTCCGGGAACTGGCTCAGGTCTTCAAGCTAATGAGCGATGAGACTCGTCTGCGAATCTTGCTCTACCTGGCACGCAGTGGGGAATTGCACGTCACCGATCTCTGCAACCGTCTCGGACAGAGCCAGCCGGCGGTCAGCCATCACCTTGCTCTGCTCCGTGTCTCTGGATTGATCGAGTCGCGCCGCGAAGGGAAGCACAATTTCTACAGCGTTCGTGCCGACCAGTTTGGCGAGTTGATGACTCAGCTCTTCTCCAACGCCGGTCGAATTCCGCGCAAGATCAAATTCCACCGTTTTCAATTGACGGTCGATTGA
- a CDS encoding pyridoxine 5'-phosphate synthase, producing the protein MIRLGVNIDHVATIRQARGGREPDPVWAAVLSELGGADGITVHLREDRRHIQERDLRILRETVRTRLNLEISLAPEIVAIALDVRPDQVTFVPEHRQEVTTEGGLDLLSHRDRIAEAVSRCHEAGIEVSLFLDPDPAQVETAAAVGAIAVELHTGRYADAINASSRQSELDALFDAGRRIQQDGLLLHAGHGLTLQNVAAVARIPGMLELNIGHSIVSRAVFVGFERAVAEMKQAILDALTQPNPVR; encoded by the coding sequence ATGATTCGCCTCGGCGTCAACATCGATCACGTTGCCACCATTCGACAGGCCCGAGGGGGGCGCGAACCCGACCCGGTCTGGGCGGCGGTCCTGTCCGAACTCGGAGGCGCCGATGGCATCACCGTCCACCTGCGGGAAGACCGCCGGCATATTCAGGAACGTGATCTCCGCATTCTCAGGGAAACCGTTCGAACTCGCTTGAATCTTGAGATCTCCCTCGCTCCGGAAATCGTTGCCATCGCCCTCGACGTCCGCCCCGATCAGGTCACCTTCGTTCCCGAACACCGCCAGGAAGTGACAACCGAAGGAGGCCTCGACCTCCTCAGTCATCGTGATCGAATCGCCGAAGCCGTGTCGCGATGCCACGAAGCAGGAATCGAGGTCAGTCTCTTTCTCGACCCCGATCCGGCGCAGGTCGAGACCGCCGCTGCGGTTGGTGCCATCGCCGTGGAACTCCACACCGGCCGCTATGCCGACGCGATCAACGCCTCATCGCGTCAAAGCGAACTCGACGCATTATTCGACGCCGGTCGTCGGATCCAGCAGGATGGTTTGCTCCTTCACGCCGGACATGGGCTCACCCTTCAGAATGTTGCCGCAGTTGCCCGCATCCCTGGAATGCTGGAATTAAACATTGGACACAGCATCGTCTCTCGCGCCGTATTCGTGGGATTCGAACGAGCAGTGGCCGAAATGAAACAAGCCATCCTCGACGCGCTCACACAACCGAATCCGGTTCGTTGA
- a CDS encoding holo-ACP synthase, protein MIEQHGELFLRRVYTEREIRYCQGRKHAFEHFAGRWAAKEAILKAIGTGWVRGICWTDMEIRRDGMSGPTVFVRGGARDAAVKRGIGEILISLSHCRTYATATAIAMAADSKKLSLDEPQDS, encoded by the coding sequence ATGATCGAGCAGCATGGTGAGTTGTTTCTGCGCCGCGTTTATACCGAGCGCGAAATTCGATATTGCCAGGGACGAAAACACGCCTTCGAGCATTTTGCCGGTCGGTGGGCGGCCAAGGAAGCAATTCTGAAGGCGATCGGGACTGGTTGGGTTCGCGGGATCTGCTGGACCGATATGGAAATCCGGCGTGACGGAATGAGTGGACCAACAGTCTTCGTGCGAGGTGGTGCGCGCGATGCGGCTGTGAAACGTGGCATTGGCGAGATCTTGATCTCGCTCTCCCATTGTCGGACCTACGCGACGGCCACCGCCATTGCGATGGCCGCCGATTCGAAGAAGCTCTCTCTGGACGAGCCCCAGGATTCGTGA